The Bicyclus anynana chromosome Z, ilBicAnyn1.1, whole genome shotgun sequence genome window below encodes:
- the LOC128199707 gene encoding uncharacterized protein LOC128199707, producing MDPNSVPPPYLEALFKDLRVKFPGYLESFMSSQPIASQTVTLTQSQPQSGSPLPGNAAASPAIPATPAPLVTQRHVLPAQVVRPPLGSQSAARDPRVSASGRPATPIPAPSVGPSAPNALPGPSAHPKGTLPPSRESMTRTPTNTVHRPSAMDICDIPESQGSPAPVDDGFTVVVSNRKRRKATKTDAQPTTTSKVTVTESQARSQTLSDSDSESEDSPMEEPRKEKIPPMFIRDKDAWANKIVPMLIKNNIPIPNAQLTTLGIRAECESSGDHRRLTALLRSNSIGYHTYALSDERVLRVVVRGLPKELDTELIKADLLKQDLPVQEVHRMYRSRSKEPLDLCLVILELSPEGKRIYNLKAICHLSGLSFEKPNNRGRIGQCHRCQTYGHSQRNCFARPRCVKCLGDHGTIDCPRKERIAEVPPSCVLCGEAGHPANYRGCRKAPQPGKRRGRAAGRKPAAPKKPAHRFVPAPVPTTNAWNKPLYGAPNAPSAAPASPVAKQPPRAAPAAQPSLSAPQASSKPSYATHSFSDVFSMEEYDLFIEKYKVDPLRAIGEHSIMLRAIENYKNFLNGSQR from the coding sequence ATGGACCCCAACTCCGTTCCGCCGCCGTACTTGGAGGCCCTCTTCAAGGACCTCCGAGTTAAATTTCCAGGCTATCTGGAAAGTTTTATGTCTTCGCAACCGATTGCGTCTCAAACCGTGACTTTGACTCAAAGTCAACCCCAATCAGGTAGTCCCCTTCCGGGAAATGCCGCCGCGTCCCCCGCTATCCCCGCAACCCCCGCGCCACTCGTGACCCAGCGCCACGTGCTACCTGCTCAGGTAGTGCGCCCGCCGCTGGGCAGCCAATCCGCGGCCCGCGACCCACGTGTCTCGGCCTCGGGTCGCCCGGCAACACCGATTCCGGCTCCGTCCGTAGGGCCTAGCGCGCCTAACGCGCTCCCCGGGCCCTCAGCCCACCCAAAGGGCACTTTGCCACCCTCCCGCGAATCTATGACTCGCACTCCGACCAACACGGTCCATAGGCCTTCCGCCATGGACATTTGCGATATCCCAGAGTCGCAGGGCTCACCGGCTCCAGTTGACGATGGCTTCACTGTCGTCGTAAGTAATCGAAAACGGCGAAAGGCTACTAAAACCGACGCTCAGCCCACTACCACTAGCAAGGTCACTGTGACCGAGAGCCAAGCTCGGTCACAAACCTTATCCGATTCAGACTCCGAAAGTGAGGACTCTCCTATGGAGGAACCTCGCAAGGAGAAGATCCCCCCAATGTTTATTAGGGACAAGGACGCATGGGCAAACAAAATTGTCCCCatgctaataaaaaacaatatcccTATTCCAAACGCCCAGCTTACCACCTTAGGTATTCGTGCGGAATGCGAATCATCCGGTGACCATAGGCGTCTGACAGCTTTATTGAGGTCAAACTCAATAGGCTATCACACTTACGCTCTGAGCGATGAGCGAGTCCTCCGCGTAGTAGTCCGCGGTCTCCCCAAGGAGCTTGATACTGAGCTCATCAAAGCCGACCTGCTTAAACAGGATCTCCCCGTCCAGGAGGTACACCGAATGTACCGATCACGCTCAAAAGAGCCGCTAGACCTCTGTCTAGTGATCCTCGAGCTCTCTCCTGAGGGCAAGAGGATATACAACTTGAAGGCGATATGCCACCTCTCTGGCCTCTCCTTTGAGAAGCCCAACAACCGTGGCCGCATAGGTCAATGTCATAGATGCCAGACCTATGGACACTCCCAAAGGAATTGTTTTGCCCGTCCCAGGTGCGTTAAGTGCCTGGGAGATCACGGCACGATAGATTGTCCCCGCAAGGAACGGATCGCTGAAGTGCCCCCAAGCTGCGTGCTGTGCGGCGAAGCCGGCCATCCCGCGAACTATCGCGGATGCCGGAAGGCCCCACAGCCAGGCAAGCGAAGGGGCAGGGCAGCGGGCCGCAAACCGGCGGCACCCAAAAAGCCCGCTCACAGGTTTGTTCCAGCGCCGGTGCCTACCACCAACGCTTGGAACAAGCCATTGTACGGAGCGCCTAACGCTCCTAGTGCGGCACCGGCTTCTCCGGTCGCCAAACAGCCCCCGAGGGCCGCTCCTGCGGCCCAACCCTCTCTCTCGGCCCCTCAAGCCTCGTCCAAACCTTCATACGCGACTCACTCCTTCTCGGATGTATTCAGTATGGAAGAATACGATCTCTTCATTGAGAAATATAAAGTAGACcccctaagggcaataggcgagcacagtatcatgctccgcgcgatcgaaaactataaaaattttctaaatggctcacaacggtag